One genomic region from Evansella sp. LMS18 encodes:
- a CDS encoding serine hydrolase — MPERVLHMYLYLWIVFAGFIVLTALPLFSSEKRTRWKIGQFIAVTSSVLLAIFAIEVFYIPPLPAIIFVVIVSFLADRSTYTKTGMAVAGIFFLLIAGGVYYIYHDDPEYVQNYINNNPELASMHLSVDGNTIISQEGDVKRPLASTVKTILAIEYANQVVGGDIDPEELIPLAELDKFYLANTDGGAHPAWLEEMSASGQISNNRVPLHEVAKGMIMFSSNANTDFLLEKLGAESINNVLETLELEQHDPVYPLVSALLIPEYLDHEHNGSLSNRELESMLLDINLEEYRELAWEIHYELKEGEPDFFDGTVSVPMELQNIWSDRLPNASVEDYAKVLSAISDDTATVPGGEEILRDLMEWPMELHASNREMYKHFGAKGGSTAFVLNQALYVEDHDGKELELIIFTEGFSTIEQMKMSRNMNSYLRKVLNEN; from the coding sequence ATGCCAGAAAGGGTTTTACATATGTATCTTTATTTATGGATTGTTTTTGCAGGGTTTATTGTCCTGACTGCCTTGCCATTATTTTCATCTGAAAAAAGAACAAGGTGGAAAATAGGGCAGTTTATTGCGGTGACCAGTTCTGTTCTCCTTGCGATTTTTGCCATTGAAGTGTTTTATATTCCGCCATTGCCTGCAATCATTTTCGTTGTAATTGTCAGTTTTCTTGCTGATCGGTCAACTTATACTAAAACGGGCATGGCCGTCGCAGGTATTTTCTTTTTACTTATCGCCGGGGGAGTCTACTATATATACCACGACGACCCGGAGTATGTTCAGAACTACATAAACAATAACCCTGAGCTCGCTTCTATGCATTTGAGTGTTGACGGAAATACAATCATCAGCCAGGAAGGGGATGTGAAACGGCCCCTTGCCAGTACAGTGAAAACAATCCTTGCTATTGAATATGCCAACCAGGTAGTCGGGGGAGACATTGACCCAGAAGAACTTATTCCGTTAGCTGAGCTGGACAAGTTTTACCTGGCCAACACGGATGGGGGAGCACATCCAGCGTGGCTGGAGGAAATGAGTGCTTCCGGCCAGATATCCAATAATCGAGTTCCCTTACATGAAGTGGCAAAGGGAATGATTATGTTCAGCTCCAATGCCAACACGGATTTCCTGTTGGAAAAATTAGGAGCTGAATCCATTAATAATGTGCTTGAGACGTTGGAGCTTGAACAGCACGATCCAGTTTATCCCCTTGTTTCCGCCTTATTAATACCGGAATACCTGGACCACGAGCATAACGGAAGTTTAAGCAACCGGGAATTAGAATCGATGCTGCTGGACATAAACCTGGAAGAATACAGGGAATTAGCCTGGGAGATTCACTATGAGCTGAAAGAGGGAGAACCTGATTTTTTCGATGGGACCGTTTCTGTGCCTATGGAGTTACAAAACATATGGTCTGACCGGCTCCCAAATGCATCAGTGGAAGATTACGCAAAGGTGCTGAGCGCCATCTCTGATGATACGGCAACCGTCCCTGGAGGTGAGGAGATTCTCCGGGACCTGATGGAATGGCCAATGGAACTGCATGCCTCCAACCGGGAAATGTACAAACATTTTGGGGCGAAAGGCGGTTCCACAGCCTTCGTTTTAAATCAGGCTCTTTATGTGGAAGATCATGACGGAAAAGAACTGGAGCTTATCATTTTTACTGAAGGGTTTTCAACCATCGAGCAGATGAAAATGAGCAGGAATATGAATTCCTATTTGAGGAAGGTTTTAAATGAAAATTAG
- a CDS encoding DEAD/DEAH box helicase, whose translation MNAFPAESDINKALELLIDYYKVPDSIIKGLFGKENYRKLNTIMADLGEKGINTRELARVLIIERGAYLFSGSSKEVRALREHLIRQLPEDKLMDLYARNPDSKRNITSSAYMIRPLVQKKWVVGGTWPRDFTAALGFPVIFSGLSIPKTSSTDPVMDIEARKKVPPLAPFQEKLKEKMLLVLNQEAEKTRCVVTLPTGGGKTRLAVESFIEWMQGPFSEGKYMLWIAQSEELCEQAISCISDMWQEKEFPESLRVYRYFAGKSIGEEQLIGGAVVASIQQLYSRLQKGDNVIEEIIRNCGAMIIDEAHHASAPMYSNLLEKAEELCGPDLFPICGLTATPGRSDGETTSLVNRFQAYLIEPELPETSSYKANPLQYFREKGYLAKPVHHIYETGRDYVVKEDDVEPMQNDLTPEFLETLANDEVRNRRIIERLLEISRGKQTLVYGCTVEHAEFLTAVLNAAGRKAASISANTPKATRRMYLDAFKKGEIEFLLNYGVLTTGFDAPKTEYIMICRPTTSVVLYEQIVGRGLRGPRFGGTEHCTIIDFADNLLRLGKPLAYQRFHNFWEKGSAETAVLS comes from the coding sequence ATGAATGCATTTCCAGCTGAGAGTGATATTAACAAAGCACTCGAGCTGCTTATTGATTATTATAAAGTCCCTGATTCTATTATTAAAGGGCTTTTCGGCAAAGAGAATTATAGGAAGCTGAATACTATAATGGCGGATCTTGGAGAGAAGGGGATCAACACAAGAGAGCTTGCGAGAGTGCTGATTATAGAAAGAGGGGCGTACTTATTCTCTGGAAGCAGTAAGGAAGTTCGTGCGTTAAGAGAGCATCTTATCCGTCAGCTCCCTGAAGACAAGCTGATGGACCTGTATGCACGTAATCCAGATTCAAAGAGAAATATTACATCTTCTGCCTATATGATCCGTCCCCTTGTACAGAAAAAGTGGGTAGTAGGAGGGACGTGGCCAAGAGACTTTACAGCAGCCCTTGGTTTTCCGGTAATCTTCTCTGGTCTTTCCATACCTAAGACGAGCTCAACAGATCCGGTGATGGATATTGAAGCGAGGAAAAAAGTTCCGCCGCTTGCTCCGTTTCAAGAGAAACTGAAAGAGAAGATGCTCCTGGTTTTAAACCAGGAAGCGGAAAAGACGAGATGTGTTGTCACGCTTCCTACCGGCGGAGGGAAAACCCGTCTTGCAGTGGAAAGCTTTATAGAATGGATGCAAGGGCCATTCTCCGAAGGGAAATACATGCTCTGGATTGCTCAAAGTGAAGAACTGTGTGAACAGGCGATTTCCTGCATCAGTGATATGTGGCAGGAAAAAGAGTTTCCTGAATCCTTAAGGGTCTACCGTTATTTTGCCGGGAAATCCATTGGGGAAGAACAATTGATCGGCGGAGCGGTTGTTGCCAGCATCCAGCAGCTTTATTCCCGACTGCAAAAGGGAGATAATGTAATAGAGGAGATTATAAGAAATTGTGGAGCAATGATTATAGATGAAGCTCATCATGCGTCAGCACCTATGTACAGCAATCTGCTTGAAAAAGCGGAAGAGCTGTGCGGTCCCGATTTATTCCCTATATGCGGCCTGACTGCCACGCCTGGGAGAAGCGATGGGGAAACTACTTCACTGGTAAACAGGTTTCAGGCATATTTAATTGAACCGGAACTGCCGGAAACCAGTTCCTATAAAGCAAACCCGCTGCAATACTTCCGGGAAAAAGGTTATCTGGCCAAACCTGTCCATCATATTTATGAAACTGGCCGGGATTATGTTGTGAAAGAGGATGACGTGGAGCCAATGCAAAACGACCTCACACCTGAATTTCTGGAGACACTCGCTAATGATGAGGTAAGAAACCGCCGTATTATTGAAAGGCTCCTTGAAATTTCCCGGGGGAAACAAACATTAGTGTACGGCTGTACAGTGGAGCATGCAGAATTTTTAACAGCTGTGTTAAATGCAGCAGGGAGGAAGGCTGCCAGTATATCGGCAAACACCCCTAAAGCAACAAGGCGTATGTATTTGGATGCTTTCAAAAAAGGGGAGATTGAATTTCTGTTAAATTACGGCGTTCTCACCACAGGTTTTGACGCTCCGAAAACAGAGTACATAATGATCTGCCGCCCAACAACGAGTGTAGTACTGTATGAACAGATCGTGGGGCGCGGTCTTCGGGGCCCAAGGTTCGGAGGGACAGAACATTGTACAATTATCGATTTCGCCGATAACCTGCTTAGGTTAGGCAAGCCACTCGCTTACCAGCGGTTCCATAACTTCTGGGAAAAAGGAAGTGCTGAAACGGCTGTATTAAGTTAA
- a CDS encoding DNA alkylation repair protein, with the protein MQVQELANQFKVMENKEKAAGMSAYMKNHFEFLGIQTPERRKITAQLFKEWEVGKKPIDWELVFDLWKQSEREYQYVAVDYLVKSKKYLSAGDLTQIKELITSKSWWDTVDAIASNVVGYIVKTFPEQAEVMDEWIEDDNMWVKRTAILHQLSYKENTDEERLFNYCEKHASDKEFFIAKAIGWALRQYGKTNPESVIKFVEDTTLQNLSKREALKHLQK; encoded by the coding sequence ATGCAAGTTCAGGAATTAGCAAACCAATTTAAAGTAATGGAGAACAAGGAAAAAGCAGCGGGAATGTCTGCCTATATGAAAAATCATTTTGAGTTCCTGGGAATTCAGACACCGGAAAGAAGGAAAATCACTGCCCAACTATTTAAAGAGTGGGAAGTTGGTAAGAAACCTATTGACTGGGAGTTAGTTTTTGACCTTTGGAAACAGAGTGAAAGGGAATATCAGTATGTTGCAGTTGATTATTTAGTAAAATCTAAGAAATACTTATCTGCCGGCGATTTAACACAGATTAAGGAACTAATAACTTCAAAGTCGTGGTGGGATACCGTTGATGCAATCGCAAGCAATGTAGTCGGATATATTGTAAAGACATTTCCTGAGCAAGCTGAGGTAATGGACGAGTGGATTGAAGATGACAACATGTGGGTAAAAAGAACAGCCATCCTCCACCAACTTTCCTACAAGGAAAATACTGATGAAGAACGGCTGTTTAATTACTGTGAAAAACACGCGAGTGATAAGGAGTTTTTTATCGCTAAAGCTATTGGCTGGGCATTAAGACAATATGGAAAAACAAATCCGGAATCCGTCATTAAATTTGTTGAAGATACGACCCTTCAAAATCTCAGTAAACGTGAAGCACTTAAGCATTTGCAGAAGTAA
- a CDS encoding amphi-Trp domain-containing protein, translating to MKEKPLTEILINYEEIQRVEDFAATLETIAKKLREEQKFTFVQGEEQIEVAPSAKVEAEYKYAIKGDKHSFEIEFEWYAGDKAAKSMKIE from the coding sequence TTGAAGGAAAAGCCGTTAACTGAAATATTGATTAATTATGAGGAGATTCAGCGTGTAGAGGATTTTGCGGCTACACTGGAGACTATCGCTAAGAAGCTAAGAGAAGAACAGAAATTTACCTTCGTCCAAGGTGAAGAGCAGATTGAAGTCGCTCCTTCCGCAAAAGTAGAAGCAGAATACAAATATGCGATTAAAGGAGACAAGCATTCCTTTGAAATTGAATTCGAGTGGTACGCTGGAGACAAAGCAGCAAAGTCCATGAAAATTGAGTAA
- a CDS encoding PH domain-containing protein produces MGAIIATNLPVFILGEIAGLAIALPISLFVCWFWFATGYIVGDIEIILKYGPVKKSVAIQEIKKLSKTKNPMSAPALSLDRRIEIEYGRFADFVLVSPEKEREFILLILKKNPGIELDEKIKRILND; encoded by the coding sequence TTGGGGGCGATTATTGCTACGAATTTACCTGTATTTATTCTTGGGGAAATCGCCGGTCTCGCAATAGCATTGCCGATTTCATTATTCGTATGCTGGTTTTGGTTTGCTACTGGATACATAGTGGGAGATATAGAAATTATTCTTAAATATGGCCCTGTAAAAAAATCGGTAGCAATTCAGGAAATAAAAAAACTCAGTAAAACAAAAAATCCTATGTCCGCTCCGGCCTTGTCCCTGGACCGTCGTATAGAAATTGAATACGGCAGGTTTGCTGACTTCGTGTTAGTATCGCCCGAAAAAGAACGGGAATTTATTTTATTAATATTGAAGAAGAATCCGGGAATTGAGCTGGATGAAAAGATAAAGAGGATATTAAATGATTAA